One genomic segment of Pagrus major chromosome 13, Pma_NU_1.0 includes these proteins:
- the igsf5a gene encoding immunoglobulin superfamily member 5, giving the protein MSHQHEVVSQTFNLEPVSSTVLQGSNVTFNSTVEGDWQIMTWFVGEILVLTINNKGDVTPFENYSAGFCSAGDSRCVAFTIHYVSRIQNGTIRCTVQGLFGSKTANLYVQEVGTISIMGGNMTVQQDQQVEFQCVTSAWYPTPIVSWTRNGEAVNSSLYNTTSTTDGSYSNSTSVLNFQAVRNTTVECLATVSTLPQPQSSSVFLVVVPIPPDWTVLIAVVVSIGGFALLVLLIIGIIYCYKHRKEKQSNYQDEMRRVRTQSEISGAGQRQGQVNTGYVLEGQTSVAPSDITDSGFSQMPDVLNGSQAENYPDTVDLGFKKHRHVTIV; this is encoded by the exons ATGtcccatcagcatgagg TGGTGTCACAAACGTTCAATCTGGAGCCGGTGAGTTCAACTGTGCTACAAGGTTCTAACGTGACATTCAACTCCACTGTGGAAGGAGATTGGCAGATCATGACCTGGTTTGTTGGAGAGATTCTGGTCCTCACTATCAATAACAAAGGTGACGTAACACCATTCGAAAACTATTCTGCTGGGTTCTGCTCCGCTGGTGACAGCAGATGTGTGGCGTTCACCATCCATTATGTCAGCCGCATACAGAACGGGACCATCAGATGCACCGTGCAGGGGCTGTTTGGATCAAAGACAGCAAATCTTTATGTACAAG AGGTCGGTACGATCAGCATCATGGGTGGGAACATGACGGTGCAGCAGGACCAGCAGGTGGAGTTTCAGTGTGTGACATCTGCTTGGTACCCCACACCTATTGTCAGCTGGACCCGCAATGGTGAAGCTGTGAACAGCAGCCTgtacaacaccaccagcacGACTGATGGAAGTTACTCCAACTCCACCAGTGTTCTGAATTTCCAGGCGGTCAGGAACACCACGGTGGAGTGTTTGGCGACTGTGTCGACTTTACCACAGCCACAATCCAGCTCTGTGTTCCTGGTGGTTG TGCCCATACCCCCTGACTGGACTGTGCTGATAGCTGTGGTCGTGTCCATTGGAGGTTTTGCTCTGCTGGTTTTGCTCATCATTGGAATCATCTACTGCTACAAACACAGGAAAGAGAAAC AATCCAACTACCAAGATGAAATGAG GAGAGTGAGGACACAGAGCGAGATAAGCGGTGCTGGACAGAGACAGGGTCAGGTGAACACAGGATATGTGCTGGAGGGTCAAACAA GTGTGGCTCCCAGTGATATCACTGACAGTGGCTTTTCCCAG ATGCCTGATGTTTTGAACGGCAGCCAGGCAGAAAATTATCCCGACACAGTGGATCTGGGCTTTAAGAAACACAGACATGTCACCATTGTGTAA